A genomic stretch from Microtus pennsylvanicus isolate mMicPen1 chromosome 9, mMicPen1.hap1, whole genome shotgun sequence includes:
- the LOC142856940 gene encoding olfactory receptor 7E24-like, whose amino-acid sequence MARQRNSIRQCPENIETQNLMFISEFYLMELTDNPELEPILFGLFLSMYLIAVLGNLIIVLAVSNDPQLHTPMYFFICNLSLADIGFISTTVPKVMVNIKMHRRSISYVACLTQMSAFAIFGCVDDMLLAVMAYDRFIAICHPLHYPIIITPKHCVLLVLSSFLVSILDFQLHNLVIMQLPYLKDVEIANFFCDPSKLLNMTCYNYFINDIVEYFTGAVFGFFPILGILYSYYKIVLSVLKISSSEAKFKAFSTCVSHLSVVCLFYGTGLGVYLSSTLSSSHRKDLIAEVMCTVVTPTLNPFIYSLRNKDSKGALRRLHLRTN is encoded by the exons ATGGCTCGGCAGAGAAACAGTATAAGGCA ATGTCCAGAGAATATAGAGACACAAAATTTGATGTTCATCTCTGAATTCTATCTCATGGAACTCACGGATAACCCAGAactggagcccattctctttggtcTGTTTCTGTCCATGTATCTTATTGCTGTGCTTGGGAACCTGATCATTGTCCTGGCTGTCAGCAATGACCCTCAGctacacacacccatgtacttctttATCTGCAACCTGTCCCTGGCTGATATTGGATTTATTTCTACCACAGTCCCGAAGGTGATGGTGAACATTAAGATGCATAGAAGAAGCATATCCTATGTGGCATGCCTAACACAGATGTCTGCATTTGCCATTTTTGGTTGTGTGGATGACATGCTTCTGGCTGTGATGGCTTATGACAGGTTCATAGCCATTTGTCATCCTCTTCATTACCCAATCATTATAACCCCCAAGCACTGTGTCTTACTGGTTTTGAGTTCATTTTTGGTTAGCATTCTGGATTTCCAGCTGCACAATTTGGTTATTATGCAACTTCCATACCTCAAGGATGTGGAAATTGCTAATTTCTTTTGTGATCCTTCTAAACTCCTTAATATGACctgttataattattttatcaatGACATTGTTGAGTACTTTACTGGTGCTGTATTTGGATTTTTTCCAATCCTGGGGATCCTTTACTCTTACTATAAAATTGTGTTATCTGTTCTTAAAATTTCATCTTCAGAGGCAAAGTTTAAAGCTTTTTCTACGTGTGTATCTCATCTGTCAGTAGTTTGCCTGTTTTATGGAACAGGCCTGGGAGTATATCTTAGTTCAACATTGTCATCTTCTCATAGAAAGGATTTAATCGCTGAAGTGATGTGCACAGTGGTTACACCCACACTCAATCCATTCATCTACAGCCTTAGGAACAAGGATAGTAAAGGCGCCTTGAGGAGGCTTCACTTGAGAACAAATTAA